The following proteins come from a genomic window of Pseudomonas hygromyciniae:
- the rpoH gene encoding RNA polymerase sigma factor RpoH has protein sequence MTTSLQPAYALVPGANLEAYVHTVNSIPLLTPEQERELAESLYYEQDLGAARQMVLAHLRFVVHIARSYSGYGLAQADLIQEGNVGLMKAVKRFNPEMGVRLVSFAVHWIKAEIHEFILRNWRIVKVATTKAQRKLFFNLRSQKKRLAWLNNEEVHRVAESLGVEPREVREMESRLTGHDMAFDPAAEADDDSAFQSPANYLEDHRYDPARQLEDADWSDNSNHNLHEALEVLDDRSRDILYQRWLAEEKATLHDLAQKYNVSAERIRQLEKSAMNKLKLSIAA, from the coding sequence ATGACCACTTCTTTGCAACCTGCTTATGCTCTGGTCCCAGGCGCGAACCTGGAAGCCTATGTGCACACGGTCAACAGCATTCCTTTGCTGACGCCCGAGCAGGAGCGTGAACTGGCCGAGAGTCTCTACTATGAGCAGGATTTGGGGGCGGCTCGGCAGATGGTGCTCGCCCACCTGCGTTTTGTCGTACATATCGCCCGTAGCTATAGCGGCTACGGCCTGGCCCAGGCTGACCTGATCCAGGAAGGCAACGTCGGGCTGATGAAGGCTGTAAAACGCTTCAACCCGGAAATGGGTGTGCGCCTGGTGTCGTTCGCCGTGCACTGGATCAAGGCGGAAATCCACGAGTTCATCCTGCGCAACTGGCGCATTGTGAAAGTGGCGACCACCAAGGCCCAGCGCAAACTGTTCTTCAACCTGCGCAGCCAGAAGAAACGCCTGGCGTGGCTCAACAACGAGGAAGTCCACCGTGTGGCCGAAAGCCTCGGTGTGGAGCCTCGGGAAGTGCGCGAGATGGAAAGTCGCCTGACCGGCCATGACATGGCCTTCGACCCGGCCGCCGAAGCGGACGACGACAGCGCTTTCCAATCGCCGGCCAACTACCTGGAAGACCACCGGTACGACCCGGCGCGTCAACTGGAAGATGCCGATTGGAGCGACAACTCCAACCACAACCTGCACGAAGCACTGGAAGTGCTGGACGACCGGAGCCGTGACATCCTCTACCAGCGCTGGCTGGCAGAAGAAAAAGCCACGCTGCACGACCTGGCGCAAAAGTACAACGTGTCGGCCGAGCGGATTCGTCAGCTTGAGAAGAGCGCGATGAATAAGCTTAAATTGTCGATCGCCGCCTAA
- the mtgA gene encoding monofunctional biosynthetic peptidoglycan transglycosylase: MLRVLFSRFLKVVKWFVIASVLLVLLFRVVPPPFTALMVERKIESWVDSEPIDLQRAWVPWDEISDDLKLAVMAGEDQRFPQHWGFDFGAIQAALLHNERGGSIRGASTLSQQVSKNLFLWAGRSYLRKGLEAWFTGLIEILWPKQRILEVYLNSVEWDEGVFGAEAAARHHFGVSAKGLSRQQASYLAAVLPNPRVWSASHPTAYVARRAAWIRQQMGQLGGTGYLNELNNTRKAPWSN; encoded by the coding sequence ATGCTGCGTGTCCTCTTCAGTCGTTTTCTCAAAGTCGTGAAATGGTTTGTCATCGCCAGCGTTTTGCTGGTGCTGCTGTTTCGTGTCGTCCCGCCACCGTTCACGGCGCTGATGGTCGAGCGCAAGATCGAATCCTGGGTCGACAGCGAGCCTATTGACCTGCAACGCGCCTGGGTGCCGTGGGATGAGATCTCCGACGACCTGAAATTGGCGGTCATGGCCGGCGAAGACCAGCGTTTCCCGCAGCATTGGGGTTTTGACTTTGGCGCGATCCAGGCCGCCCTGCTGCATAACGAGCGCGGCGGCTCGATTCGCGGCGCCAGTACGCTGAGCCAGCAGGTGTCGAAGAACCTGTTCCTGTGGGCCGGCCGCAGTTATCTGCGCAAGGGCCTGGAAGCCTGGTTTACCGGATTGATCGAGATCCTCTGGCCCAAGCAACGGATCCTTGAGGTGTACTTGAACAGCGTGGAGTGGGATGAAGGGGTGTTTGGCGCAGAGGCGGCAGCGCGACACCATTTCGGGGTGAGTGCCAAGGGGCTTTCGCGGCAGCAGGCCAGCTATCTGGCGGCGGTGCTGCCGAATCCGCGAGTGTGGAGTGCCAGCCATCCAACAGCGTACGTGGCGCGGCGGGCGGCCTGGATTCGTCAGCAGATGGGGCAGTTGGGTGGCACGGGTTACTTGAATGAGCTGAACAATACGCGAAAGGCGCCGTGGTCCAACTGA